Below is a window of Glandiceps talaboti chromosome 15, keGlaTala1.1, whole genome shotgun sequence DNA.
AATTCAAGTGTTTGACGATGCTCGTTAGCACAGTGACAACGGAACGGAATTGATAACAATAGTGGGTGATATAGGTATATTACGGAAAGTTGAAGTGCAGGTATGTTCAGACTTTACCACCCACATGCAACTGTGGCATTGTCCGCCCATATATCGATCCATTGTTGACACAAAGCAACTTTCCATTTCCATCCACTGACTGTCAAGCCCCTGTGTAGGGACACATCGTCTATGGGTCAATATGCGTCGGTACATGGATACGGCATTGGCGTACCTGACAAAAAGGTTATCTTCTTCACAGACACTCAAATACATCTTCGATATCGTCGTAGACAATGTCGTGAGACACCTTGGACGTGTAAGTACACCTTCATTATAAATGAATATTGCATCGGCCTGTTTTCGCTTTACGTTTTCGCCATGTCAGTTGAACCTTCGTATAAGTATTACATAACACAGTCAAAGCGCTCCCTTCCCAGGGGATTGAGTGCAACATGTATGATCAAAATGTCGCAAATCTTCTTGACAGTCTTGAGCTAGCTAGTGATATAGAAAAATGACACAGTAGCGTGTTGCAGTGCATGCAATGTTCTGATCACCATAACGGCGAAATTACACGTTGCCATACACCTTGTTACAATCTTGCAGCACGCCGTACATCGGGGTCATATATCATACATCGCCTGTAAATCGTAATGCTATTGTTTACACCCTATGAAACATAATCTAAATGATAACATGGCCAAACTAAAAACAGAGGAAATATACTATTTACTACAaccttttttgttttcattttcattcaaaatagtGACGTACATGTTATTTACGGCATGTGTGACGTTTCTGGGTCAAGAAGCTTACAAGATTTGTTTAACAATGGGTTACGGTCATACGCTGATTGTCGAGTATTGCAAcaggctacatgtacatgcatatgtatgtatgtcaatgcAATCCGACGAGTCATCTGGTGATCGTAATAATATCGTGAAACATTGTGTAACGTCTCCTcagtatcttgcttgatattgttatatataataataataatgtatgtatgtatgtatgtatgtatgtatgtatgtatgtatgtatgtatgtatgtaagatataataattataataattatatatatatatatatatatatatatatatatatatatatatatatatatatatatatatatatatatatatatatatatatatgtgtgtgtgtgtgtgtgtataatgctatttacatacattcatttattcTTACCGGTTATCGTTGTTTTTTTCACAGTTCTTTGTATCCATGGTGACTGTTCTCATCAGCTGGTTGATATTGATCTACTACACATACGTTGTGCCATATATATTAACATTAAGATTACACTGGATTGTATTACATTTAACTATGTCAACCTTTGTGATATTAAACATATATTACCATTTCTACAAAGCAGTAAATACATCACCTGGACACCCTACAGAGGTAAAAGTTTTGTCTTTTGATCGCCACTTCATTCTCTATCTGTATATctcaccccacccccaaccctCTCCTTATTTTAAACCGTGGATATTATATTGTTCGATTCAGACAACTACAATTTGTTATAGTGGTCTGCGGTTctataattaatataattattatacagAAACAGTACTGTTGGCTTTTATAGCGCTTTACAACTTTGTGCTCATAGCGGCGCAAATGCCCTTTATACTTCATCAACTTcatgggagcatacaatccattgcagcctctataagcgcctaggattaaagcattcatattgcaacctctatcctaccagatcctcaattatacagctgggttgattgcggcacagtcgtggtttaaatccaaggactttagccactcagaaacaaacggcagcaatgggactcaaacctgcaacctatGTACCATAGTAGGTGCAGTGTATGATCTCTACCTTTTATAACTTCATCTGCAATATTTACAAtgcaatgaaaaaaaagttttgtttctATTCGCCTGGTTTCCATTGCATTTGTGTGGTATTACTTGATTGAGGGTAGTGCTGACATGTTAATAGGTTCACTGGATGTCTTTATTTTTGGTTGAATCGTTTACAGTATGATATGAACAAATTAAATGATGTATCTACCTGTAAAAAATGTGGATTACCAAAGCCACCCCGTACCCATCATTGTCGAATATGCAAAAGGTGTACGTTGAAGATGGACCACCATTGTCGTATCCTTTCATCATCACTTTTTGTAACAGTTCGAGAGAATGAAGATCAATCAATTCTCTTCAAGcaataaaatgatgtaaactgaaGTAAACTAAAATAACAGCAGGAAAACATTGGCAAATTGTGGTTTACTGGTTTATTGGAAATGGTCTGTATGGTGCAGGCCGTTTGTATGGAAACGACCTGGCTCACATAAGACTTCACACCAATCATAATGTAGATAATGCTGTTATCACGACTTAAGTATGCGTTTATAATGAAAGTTCCTTTATAGTCTTAAAGAGAAGATGaaattttttaattaataaattaataaattaatttccctaattgtcattttcattttctctttatgAATTGGCTGTAATTTGTCACGGATTTTCCTTGTTCAATGTGAACCAGGAACTATTAGTTACACTATATTCAGCTGAATAAATTTCTTATTAGCTATAAACGTTTACTGTTTGTTACACCATTACACTATTCCTTAACTAAAGTGATACAGCATGGCTTAACAACTGCATTGGTCATTATAACCACCGATATTTCGTTCAGTTTTGTGTATTTACATCGCTTGGTACCACCTATCTAGCTACTGTTTGTTACACCATTACACTATTCCTTAACTAAAGTGATACAGCATGGCTTAACAACTGCATTGGTCATTATAACCACCGATATTTCGTTCAGTTTTGTGTATTTACATCGCTTGGTACCACCTATCTAGCTATAGCCGTATGGCCTTTATTTTACGAAGAATACTTCGCTACTCCTGTAAGTATATCTTTCACCAACCAAAAACTAGTTCATCAATCGTAAAATCACAGGTATTTGTAATTTACAGCAGGTAGGCCGCCAAGTGTCGGAGGGCTCGGAGCGCATGCGCATATTTCCAGATCTGACAACCATTGCCAGCATGCAGCATGTATGTTCGCTCGATGTCAATATGTTAATATACCTCAAATAAATttctggtgtttttttttcaattttaagcAATCTAGTTACATTTCATCGTTTTCACTCTTTTGATCACATTTTAGGAACACTCAGATATTGATGAGAATGGAGTTGCAAGATTTCAAATATCGCTATTTGGCTTGAAAAGTATTATACAAGTGGAGACGTTCTTAAGTAGTGTTCTGATGGTGGTACTCACAGGACTTGCATTATATCATGTAAGATCGGTAACCAGGGGAGAAACTAGTATAGAAGTCCACATCAATAGAAAACAATCCACAAGACTAAAAACACTAGGTTGTGTAAGTTGACGACCGTAATTTTTTTTATGCGAGTTTTATTCAATGAGGGTTTTATAAATAGTTTTAGCACTCGTGACATTTCAGGCATCCAGAAATTAAAACAGAATGGTCTTTTTGTACGCTATGTGTTTTGGGGTCCACGTTTATAGGTGGTCTACCCTCCTTGTCTGTGTCTTGACTTCTGTTAAAGCCGAACAAATAAAGAGATGTAGGTGTAAATGAATGAGTAAAGATGTAGAATAACTACAATCTGATGACAGTAGGTTTACGGCTAGATTCCTTTATTTACTTcatttattgtcgtttgttttcgattttgttgttccggTGTGATTAATCCTCTTCTTAGGAAAAGAAGAAAGAACGGGCGAACACTAACGGAGcgacaaaaagaaaaaagaaaagaaaagataaCATACAGAGGAAATAGAGATCAATAAAGGAATCGACCTTATTCCCACATCATAATTTTATCTGATTGAGAATACTACTGACCTTTACCGGTATTCAAATCATTTGAACATCGTGACTATATGCCTGTGATACCAGAAAATGACAACAGAGGCTACAAACTGACACCAGAGCAGAGAGTCTCCCTGTGTATGTTGCACTAGAATTTAAAAGggtgtttatatttgtattttcaaaattcaGGCATTATCATAATGACACCGAGTAAACTCCAGACGTAGAGTCAATGACGTAAGAATATCACTTTTAATTAATACTAACATGGTTGATGAGAAAAAAATGAGCTTTGTTTGTCTTCATTAATCGAAATGTTGGGTTTCTTTGTTCGATGTACATACACCGGAGGTTTCATGATGCAacacataaaatgaaattagcTGCAATTTACTTATTGGATGACCAGACTTTCTCGGTAATTACAATTTGACCTTTTCTGGTAGTTTAATCAAATCTGAACTGATCACATACGTGCATAAAGTCCTGCGCGCgcacaaatgaacacctatagaAGACTTAAAACTTGTATAACGACCTCGTATCTAAACCGCACTCgcatttttgtttcatatttgtttCAGATATATCAAAATCCATATGATTTTGGTCCGCTTGAAAACTGGAGAAAATTTTTAGGACTGAGGAACAAAAGGTGGGTACACGTTATTAGAAGTAATTATTGAAGTGTGAAGAGAAGGAATATTGGTAGCCAAAACAATAATATTGACCATGTTTAACGTAAATTAACCATCAAGACTGACGAGGTCGTAAAGTATGACAACCTTTTTCAAAGACTATTGACATTTGGGGAGGACACCCAAAGACCATAGTACTAAGTACTCGTCAAACACACAATGCGGccgtagtctagaggctatccatgacTTCGAATATCTAAATCTCTCTTCACCACGTCTAGCTAAATGACAAATcgtgaaccaaaagttgttcgtGCAGATGAGGAAACCACCAACtattagaatgatgtaaacaatatataagCGGtgtcctgatatgacaaataaaataactgcCCCAATACAATTACACAGTACTTATATTATTGAGCAGTATTGTGATTGATTAGCATAAGAATGGGTGGCTTCATTTTAATTTGCACCTCACCTCACTGAGCTagatatgagatgagatgagattcaaagccacagatagcctcgaGACTACCACTCAGACTgatatttttgttcttttgttcaATTAATTCTACTGATTCTGTTCTTATTACATACTATCCCATGTCGAATAAAAAGTGTGAGAATGTTATCTATGAGAGCACAACGATTACCCTGAGAATTCTCATAAGATAATTATTTTGCTTATCTCGAAATTTCAACGAATTCAAGCAATATGTTGGCACAACAGTGACGCGGTAGTATTTTCGTGTTTCTAATTGTGTGAAATTAGTTAAAACAATTTCCAGTATCTCATAACCACACTTTATTCTTTCTTCCCGTTTTTAGGAGATTTTGGAGTCATATCTTAATACCATCAGGGCACCCTCCAGATGGTAATGGATACCAGTGGGACACCAATTATGATAAAaacaacattcacatttttagTGTCTAACGCGagaataaaacattacattatcaGTTTCCTCACCTTGAAATTACAACTGATCATAAATGAAGTTATTCATTAAATTTCTGATGTAATACGCCGTTTTTCATCTCGcggcagatctcacgagatcccATGTGGGCGATTGCGTCTAAAGCAACTATGTGAGGATGGTCAAGATAACATTATCAGACGCTTAGCAACACTGTTGTTCTCAACGTCATCGCACATGGCCATGgcgttgttgctaggcacatttgcatatttcgcGAGATCTGCAACGAGACGTACACCTGATGATAAATGTATCATAAACACATCAATCTTTATATGAAATATAGAAAATTGATAcatcataaattaaaatatatcataCTCTTGATATTATCAAATTAAGGAACATATTAAAACAATTGAATATGTCAAGGTTTCCGAGGCGTAGTTTATGGCTGTTTTTCCTTGCAATGATAAATTTTGTAAACTCATTAATCGCAGATTAATTATTTGCTACCAGATGGCTTTTCGAATAATAAAACTTTGGAGTTGTGAACAGTTATCTACCTGAGTATTCGTTCTTTGCATTACAtcacaatacatttgtatttgaacacataaattatgataatgtatgtatacgGTAAGATAATTATGCATGTCTTTCACATTATACTGTAGAGTGGCTCCAAGAATTCTTGATAGCTATCTAGTACATCAGTTTTTGCATACACAGTGTTTCTATATAAcaacataatttcatatttatttcaccaataaaaaacaacatattaacaacatatataaattaaatcaaaGAATATTCAACCAAATACTTCAGTAATTCTATGGGCCTGGTGGGGATCATGGAAATAGTTCTACAGCACTAGTCTAGTTCACAACCCTTACAGAAAGAGTTAAGTCGAAAATTCTGGGTGAAACTCAGGT
It encodes the following:
- the LOC144446868 gene encoding palmitoyltransferase ZDHHC16-like is translated as MRRYMDTALAYLTKRLSSSQTLKYIFDIVVDNVVRHLGRYDMNKLNDVSTCKKCGLPKPPRTHHCRICKRCTLKMDHHCPWLNNCIGHYNHRYFVQFCVFTSLGTTYLAIAVWPLFYEEYFATPEHSDIDENGVARFQISLFGLKSIIQVETFLSSVLMVVLTGLALYHVRSVTRGETSIEVHINRKQSTRLKTLGCIYQNPYDFGPLENWRKFLGLRNKRRFWSHILIPSGHPPDGNGYQWDTNYDKNNIHIFSV